A genomic window from Chlorobium phaeobacteroides DSM 266 includes:
- a CDS encoding glycosyltransferase: protein MNMISINAAGRHHLPDIDCVLIGVNCSKTLARCLDSIRSCDYPQEKLHSCYVDGGSTDKSIEIAERYEDVTVIALDPAYPTPGMGRNAGWKHNKSPFVQFLDSDTILDARWLRKAVEAMADERFGAVIGMRQEMYPERTVYNWIGNIEWNGPAGLSDCFGGDVFIRRTALEKTGGYDETLVGGEDPELSRRVIRAGWQIVRLDALMTRHDLAMTTMSQYFRRAFRSGYGFAAVSFRESLVGSSFWKYDVLKIFIKAGSFFGCIVLALLLFFVTQANSVKIIAAFLPFVGLMVMLSPRLFKTGKFMRENNLNKNDAKRYAWHCSVVVVPQFFGIIRFHLGRIFNKPLKNRRRNLKTGISISGT, encoded by the coding sequence ATGAATATGATCAGCATCAATGCTGCAGGCAGACACCATCTTCCCGATATCGATTGCGTCCTCATCGGCGTTAACTGCAGTAAAACGCTGGCAAGATGCCTTGATTCGATACGATCGTGCGATTACCCACAGGAAAAATTGCATAGCTGTTATGTTGACGGCGGGTCAACTGACAAAAGCATTGAGATCGCCGAACGGTATGAGGATGTTACGGTTATAGCGCTTGATCCTGCATATCCGACGCCTGGAATGGGAAGAAATGCCGGCTGGAAACACAATAAGTCGCCGTTTGTTCAGTTTCTTGATTCTGATACCATTCTTGACGCACGCTGGCTTCGTAAAGCTGTTGAGGCAATGGCGGATGAGCGATTCGGAGCGGTGATTGGCATGCGTCAGGAGATGTATCCTGAACGCACGGTCTATAACTGGATTGGCAATATCGAGTGGAACGGGCCCGCAGGTCTGTCCGATTGTTTCGGAGGAGATGTTTTTATCCGGCGCACAGCGCTTGAAAAAACAGGAGGATACGACGAAACGCTTGTAGGCGGTGAAGATCCGGAACTCAGCCGGAGGGTGATCAGGGCAGGCTGGCAGATTGTTCGGCTTGATGCGCTGATGACAAGGCATGATCTGGCCATGACCACGATGAGTCAGTATTTTCGGCGGGCATTTCGTTCCGGCTATGGCTTTGCCGCGGTGAGTTTTCGTGAATCCCTGGTTGGGAGTTCTTTCTGGAAGTACGATGTTTTGAAAATTTTCATTAAAGCGGGGAGTTTTTTCGGTTGCATCGTTCTTGCTTTACTCTTGTTTTTTGTTACACAAGCAAACAGTGTAAAAATTATAGCGGCTTTTCTTCCCTTTGTTGGACTTATGGTGATGCTCTCTCCCCGGCTGTTTAAAACAGGAAAATTCATGCGTGAAAATAATCTGAACAAGAACGATGCGAAAAGGTATGCATGGCACTGTTCGGTAGTGGTTGTTCCCCAGTTTTTCGGGATCATCCGGTTTCACCTTGGCCGTATTTTCAATAAACCCCTGAAAAACAGGCGCCGAAATCTCAAAACAGGAATTTCAATTTCCGGCACATGA